A region of Gemmatimonadaceae bacterium DNA encodes the following proteins:
- a CDS encoding tetratricopeptide repeat protein, producing the protein MRRGRLLLAMAAMVAGQAGAQTVQYTSPAGVAYKAQADSGPIARAREALAREPRNVQRFIELGVAESGARQFREAIATFTRGIEVAPDHPMLYRWRGHRYLSVRELDRAQADLGRALQLDSINYGALYHLGIVRFAQSDFAAAAELFRRAQRHYPDAGELAGSTDWRWMALMRAGRRSEAAAMLAQRPDSLPANNAYVARLRLYRGELTPERVITSSDTADVQIATLNYGLGNWYVVQGDTARALGHFEAAVRSGGWPGFAFIMSEIELRRLRPR; encoded by the coding sequence ATGAGGCGAGGACGACTGCTGCTGGCGATGGCCGCAATGGTAGCGGGGCAGGCAGGCGCGCAAACCGTGCAGTACACCTCGCCCGCTGGCGTGGCCTACAAGGCCCAAGCCGACAGCGGCCCGATTGCCCGCGCGCGCGAAGCGCTCGCCCGCGAGCCGCGCAATGTGCAGCGGTTCATCGAACTGGGGGTCGCCGAGTCCGGGGCGCGGCAGTTCCGTGAGGCGATCGCCACGTTCACGCGCGGAATCGAGGTCGCCCCCGATCACCCGATGCTGTATCGCTGGCGCGGGCATCGGTACCTGTCGGTGCGCGAGCTCGATCGTGCGCAGGCCGACCTCGGCCGGGCGCTGCAACTCGACAGCATAAACTACGGCGCACTCTACCACCTGGGCATCGTGCGGTTTGCCCAGAGCGACTTTGCTGCAGCGGCCGAGCTGTTCCGTCGGGCACAGCGGCACTATCCCGACGCCGGCGAACTCGCGGGTTCCACCGACTGGCGATGGATGGCGCTCATGCGGGCTGGTCGGCGCAGCGAGGCGGCGGCGATGCTTGCGCAGCGGCCGGATTCGTTGCCGGCCAACAACGCATACGTGGCGCGCCTGCGACTGTACCGTGGTGAGCTGACGCCCGAGCGGGTGATCACGTCTTCCGATACCGCCGACGTGCAGATCGCCACGCTCAACTACGGCCTGGGGAACTGGTACGTCGTGCAGGGAGACACGGCGCGCGCGCTTGGCCATTTCGAGGCCGCGGTGCGTTCCGGAGGCTGGCCGGGGTTTGCATTCATCATGTCCGAGATCGAGCTGCGTCGCCTGCGGCCTCGCTGA
- a CDS encoding acyl-CoA dehydrogenase C-terminal domain-containing protein produces MPTYRAPVDDYRFLLTEVFDTARLTRYPGYEEVTPDLLVSVVQEAGVLCESLLAPLNMRGDAEGCTWENGVVRTPQGFGEAFRQYGGGGWIGLSCDPAFGGQGLPVFLRYVVDEMVCGANLSLAMYPGLTQGAFETIHRHASEELKARYLPKMATGEWTATMCLTEAHAGTDLGMIRTRAEPMDDGSAHISGTKIFITAGEHDLSENIVHLVLARLPDAPAGSRGISMFLVPKRLPHADGTLGAPNGVTCGSIEHKMGIRGSATCVMNFDGAKGWLVGEPHKGLKAMFTMMNGARLGVGLQGLGLADASYHGAVAYARERLQGRSLSGVKNPSGPADPIIEHADIRRGLLFMRAFIEGARALSVFCSLHLDEEERNPDAASREAAADVVALLTPVIKAFFTDLGFECTNIGLQTLGGHGYIRESGMEQFVRDARIGMIYEGTNHVQALDLVGRKLPEGGGRLLQRYAKIVGDEIEQARSVPEVAEFAATLGGAAKQLQEVTMTLGMRAMQNGDEAGAGASEYLRIFGLVALGHMWLRAARVAVQRKAAGGAFDASFYDTKLALARYYFARMMPACMSLAASVKAGAGPILDFPKDRF; encoded by the coding sequence GTGCCCACCTATCGCGCTCCAGTCGACGACTACCGCTTCCTCCTCACCGAGGTCTTCGATACCGCACGGCTGACGCGGTACCCCGGCTATGAGGAGGTCACGCCTGACCTGCTCGTCTCCGTGGTGCAGGAGGCCGGCGTGCTCTGCGAATCGCTGCTTGCGCCGCTCAACATGCGCGGCGACGCTGAGGGCTGTACCTGGGAGAACGGGGTGGTGCGCACACCGCAGGGGTTCGGCGAAGCATTCCGGCAGTACGGAGGTGGAGGGTGGATCGGCCTGTCCTGCGACCCGGCCTTTGGCGGTCAGGGCTTGCCCGTGTTTCTGCGCTATGTCGTTGATGAGATGGTGTGCGGCGCCAACCTGTCGCTGGCAATGTACCCCGGCCTCACGCAGGGCGCGTTCGAGACGATCCACCGCCACGCGTCCGAGGAACTAAAGGCAAGGTACCTCCCGAAGATGGCGACCGGCGAGTGGACGGCGACGATGTGCCTGACCGAGGCCCACGCCGGCACCGATCTCGGGATGATCCGCACGCGCGCCGAGCCAATGGATGACGGCAGTGCGCACATCAGTGGTACCAAGATCTTCATCACGGCGGGAGAGCACGACCTTTCGGAGAACATCGTGCACCTCGTGCTCGCGCGCCTACCGGACGCGCCGGCGGGCTCGCGGGGCATCTCGATGTTTCTCGTGCCAAAGCGGCTCCCGCATGCAGATGGGACACTGGGCGCACCGAACGGCGTGACCTGCGGCTCCATCGAACACAAGATGGGCATCAGAGGCTCGGCGACGTGCGTGATGAACTTTGATGGCGCCAAGGGCTGGCTGGTCGGCGAGCCGCACAAGGGCCTCAAGGCCATGTTCACGATGATGAACGGCGCTCGGCTCGGCGTGGGACTGCAGGGCCTCGGCCTCGCCGACGCCAGCTATCACGGTGCGGTGGCGTATGCGCGCGAGCGCCTGCAGGGACGATCGCTGTCCGGCGTGAAGAACCCATCCGGACCGGCCGACCCGATCATCGAACACGCCGACATCCGGCGCGGGCTGCTCTTCATGCGCGCATTCATCGAGGGGGCGCGCGCGCTCTCGGTGTTCTGCTCCCTGCATCTCGATGAGGAGGAGCGCAACCCCGACGCGGCCTCGCGCGAAGCGGCCGCTGATGTGGTCGCGCTGCTCACACCGGTCATCAAGGCGTTCTTCACCGACCTCGGCTTTGAGTGCACAAACATCGGGCTGCAGACGCTGGGTGGGCACGGCTACATCCGTGAGTCCGGCATGGAGCAGTTCGTGCGCGACGCGCGGATCGGCATGATCTACGAGGGGACGAACCACGTGCAGGCTCTGGACCTGGTGGGCCGAAAGCTCCCCGAGGGCGGCGGGCGGTTGCTGCAGCGGTACGCGAAGATCGTTGGCGATGAGATCGAACAGGCGCGGTCGGTTCCGGAGGTTGCGGAGTTCGCCGCAACGCTGGGCGGCGCGGCCAAACAGCTGCAGGAGGTCACGATGACGCTCGGGATGCGCGCCATGCAGAACGGTGATGAGGCCGGCGCCGGCGCGAGCGAATATCTGCGGATCTTCGGGTTGGTTGCGCTGGGGCACATGTGGCTGCGGGCGGCACGCGTGGCGGTGCAGCGCAAAGCGGCAGGCGGCGCGTTTGACGCGAGCTTCTATGACACCAAACTCGCACTGGCGCGCTATTACTTTGCGCGCATGATGCCGGCGTGCATGTCGCTCGCCGCCAGCGTGAAGGCGGGCGCGGGCCCGATCCTCGACTTTCCGAAGGACCGCTTCTAG
- a CDS encoding DinB family protein, whose amino-acid sequence MSATHSSLAHLVPPSVSAYHRAEIAHGLRRVCANSELYWNAMPDEEFVAPFGVAWSPADHVRHLTGTVRAVSQGMRVPRLILRVVFGWSRVVSRPYDQLVSMYHARLQAGGQAGRFAPAPRSVVGDPAHYRRELLARHHAEVHALAARTMRWTRRQVDSVRLPHPLLGRLTVREMLLFTLYHNQHHVLVVARRRGEYFSDATPLNA is encoded by the coding sequence ATGTCGGCAACGCACAGCTCGCTTGCGCACCTCGTCCCGCCGTCGGTCTCCGCGTATCACCGCGCCGAGATCGCGCATGGCCTGCGCCGCGTGTGCGCGAACAGCGAGCTGTACTGGAACGCGATGCCTGACGAGGAGTTCGTCGCCCCCTTCGGGGTCGCGTGGTCGCCGGCCGATCACGTGCGGCACCTCACCGGGACCGTGCGCGCCGTCTCGCAGGGCATGCGCGTGCCCAGGCTCATCCTGCGCGTGGTGTTTGGCTGGTCCCGTGTGGTCTCACGTCCGTACGACCAGCTCGTCTCCATGTACCACGCTCGCCTGCAGGCGGGCGGACAGGCCGGGCGCTTTGCACCGGCTCCCCGGTCGGTGGTCGGCGATCCGGCGCACTACCGTCGGGAGCTGCTGGCGCGCCACCACGCCGAGGTGCACGCCCTCGCCGCGCGCACGATGCGCTGGACCCGTCGCCAGGTGGACAGTGTGCGGCTCCCCCACCCGCTGCTCGGGCGGCTCACGGTACGCGAGATGCTGCTGTTCACGCTGTACCACAACCAGCACCACGTCCTTGTGGTCGCCCGCCGGCGCGGCGAGTACTTCAGCGACGCCACTCCACTCAATGCTTAG
- a CDS encoding carbohydrate binding family 9 domain-containing protein yields the protein MWPLWALVIVTSTAPLSAQEPAWPRVLRLTPRDTAPSLDGYPGEAIWLRADSIVDFTQRDPSEGSPASERTVVRLLAADAGLWIGIWAYDRTPDGIRHAQLRRDADFETDDHVTVAIDAMSDRRSGFLFSVNPNGAIADAEIITFENENPRWDGIWDARARITSEGWFVEALIPWQTLRYPTGATGWGLNVQRFIRRKNEFALWRAWRRGEGIRFLEREGRVEGLAELPGRARVELRPYALTTGRLPERRHSDTAPDSILASSSLTGEVGIDAKLPVSNTLTLDLTYNTDFAQAEVDQQVVNLTRFPVFFPETRQFFNEGAGIFDFGRLRETQLFYSRRIGLREGRALPIVGGARLTGRAGRQQVGALLVRTGGDDDATDFAARIKRDILGRGYVGAMATGREARDAPASVVGGLDVNLPYIVGGKNLVFIGSTAWHRDSTSGTVSNYSRLVVDFPNDVADLVARYDRVGEGFEPALGFVAQSGIQRFAGNLAYTPRPRRWGIRRFDFSFGRWDWVSRLDGSLDNAELAFTPLGADFESGDSFSLQVQRSWDVPRQAFEIFPGSVIPAGRYSWDAIELQVDGSEARAIVPEFSMTVGELYDGRRIEWSLALGVRREPHVLLSAEYERTRVTRGSQGFTASVARLRSDYAVSPRLNTTLFAQYDNETERVSVNARLRYTRSPGSDLYVVWNSGWPSGLERGIPWSRPTRGALVVKYVQYLRR from the coding sequence ATGTGGCCGCTCTGGGCGCTTGTGATCGTCACGAGCACCGCCCCCTTATCCGCGCAGGAGCCGGCCTGGCCGCGCGTGTTGCGCCTCACGCCGCGCGACACAGCGCCGTCGCTCGACGGGTATCCGGGCGAAGCAATCTGGCTTCGCGCCGACAGCATCGTCGACTTCACCCAGCGCGACCCGAGCGAGGGCTCGCCGGCCTCCGAACGCACCGTCGTGCGACTGCTGGCCGCGGACGCGGGGCTCTGGATCGGGATCTGGGCGTACGACCGCACGCCCGACGGCATTCGCCACGCGCAGCTCCGTCGAGACGCCGACTTCGAGACCGACGATCACGTGACGGTCGCGATCGACGCCATGAGCGACCGACGCTCCGGATTTCTCTTCTCCGTCAACCCCAACGGCGCCATCGCCGACGCCGAGATCATCACCTTCGAAAACGAGAACCCGCGCTGGGACGGCATCTGGGACGCGCGCGCGCGCATCACGAGCGAGGGCTGGTTCGTCGAGGCGCTGATTCCGTGGCAGACGCTGCGCTACCCGACGGGCGCCACCGGGTGGGGACTCAACGTTCAGCGATTCATCCGCCGCAAGAACGAGTTTGCCCTCTGGCGCGCCTGGCGGCGGGGCGAGGGGATACGCTTCCTCGAGCGCGAGGGGCGCGTGGAGGGCCTGGCCGAGCTTCCGGGCCGCGCACGCGTGGAGCTTCGGCCCTATGCCCTGACCACCGGTCGCTTGCCGGAGCGCCGGCACAGCGACACTGCTCCCGATTCGATCCTCGCTTCGTCGTCCCTCACCGGCGAAGTCGGCATTGACGCCAAGCTCCCGGTTTCCAACACCCTGACGCTCGATCTCACCTACAACACCGACTTTGCCCAGGCCGAAGTCGACCAGCAGGTGGTGAACCTGACGCGCTTCCCGGTGTTCTTCCCCGAGACGCGCCAGTTCTTCAACGAAGGCGCCGGCATCTTCGACTTTGGTCGCCTGCGCGAGACCCAGCTCTTCTACAGCAGACGCATTGGCCTGCGTGAGGGGCGCGCGCTGCCGATCGTTGGCGGCGCGCGCCTCACCGGACGCGCGGGCCGGCAGCAGGTGGGCGCCCTGCTCGTGCGCACGGGCGGCGATGACGACGCCACCGACTTTGCCGCGCGCATCAAGCGCGACATCCTGGGCCGGGGCTACGTGGGTGCGATGGCCACCGGACGAGAGGCGCGCGACGCCCCGGCGAGCGTGGTCGGTGGGCTGGACGTCAACCTGCCCTACATCGTCGGCGGCAAGAACCTCGTGTTCATCGGCTCGACGGCGTGGCATCGCGACAGCACGTCGGGCACCGTGTCGAACTACTCGCGCCTCGTCGTCGACTTTCCGAACGACGTGGCGGACCTGGTGGCCCGGTACGATCGCGTGGGTGAGGGGTTCGAACCGGCACTCGGGTTCGTGGCGCAGTCCGGCATTCAGCGCTTTGCCGGGAACCTTGCGTACACGCCGCGTCCGCGACGCTGGGGCATTCGCCGGTTCGACTTCTCCTTCGGCCGCTGGGACTGGGTCTCGCGCCTCGATGGATCGCTCGATAACGCCGAACTCGCGTTCACGCCGCTGGGCGCCGATTTCGAGAGCGGGGACTCGTTTTCTCTCCAGGTCCAGCGGAGCTGGGACGTGCCGCGCCAGGCGTTCGAGATCTTCCCTGGTTCGGTCATACCGGCGGGCCGCTATTCGTGGGATGCGATCGAGCTGCAGGTGGACGGCTCCGAGGCCAGGGCCATCGTGCCCGAGTTCTCCATGACCGTGGGTGAACTCTATGACGGACGCCGCATCGAATGGAGTCTCGCCCTCGGGGTCCGACGGGAGCCCCACGTACTGCTCAGCGCCGAGTACGAGCGAACAAGGGTCACCCGGGGATCGCAGGGATTCACCGCAAGCGTGGCCCGCCTTCGCAGCGATTATGCCGTCTCGCCGCGACTCAACACCACGTTGTTCGCGCAATACGACAACGAAACCGAGCGCGTCTCGGTGAACGCGCGCCTGCGCTACACGCGCTCGCCGGGCAGCGACCTGTACGTCGTCTGGAACAGTGGTTGGCCGTCAGGGCTGGAACGCGGCATTCCGTGGAGCCGACCAACTCGCGGCGCGCTGGTGGTGAAATACGTGCAGTACCTGCGGCGATAG
- a CDS encoding META domain-containing protein has translation MAPTVDSATTLAVTDRDWELASFGRGAVAPTGSGGRAPTLRLDAASGRAGGFGGCNRYNGPYTMAADSLVFGALAATKMFCHDGDSVERVFFDMLAEVRGWTVSDSTLTLRSAQGAVATFRAR, from the coding sequence GTGGCCCCAACTGTTGACAGCGCGACGACGCTCGCCGTGACCGACCGCGACTGGGAACTCGCGTCGTTCGGCCGTGGCGCCGTCGCGCCCACGGGGAGTGGAGGGCGTGCGCCAACGTTGCGACTCGACGCGGCGAGCGGACGGGCTGGCGGCTTTGGCGGCTGCAACCGGTACAACGGGCCATACACCATGGCCGCGGACTCGCTCGTGTTCGGCGCACTCGCCGCCACGAAGATGTTCTGCCACGATGGCGATTCGGTCGAACGCGTCTTCTTTGACATGCTCGCCGAAGTGCGTGGCTGGACGGTCAGCGACTCCACGCTGACGCTGCGTTCGGCACAAGGCGCCGTGGCGACCTTCCGGGCGCGATAG
- a CDS encoding DUF4399 domain-containing protein translates to MTATRLLSLAGLTLVVGCDGSGGETPGSVTTLLSGTAASVDITSPADGDSVALPLTLTLGATGVVVVPATGQREEGKGHHHLIIDGDVPEDPLPPLPKPPQVIHLGNGASDYVIATLPPGPHRVIAVFAGGDHVAMPGVRRDTVSFIVR, encoded by the coding sequence GTGACTGCCACTCGATTGCTTAGCCTTGCCGGCCTCACGCTCGTGGTCGGGTGCGACGGGAGCGGCGGTGAAACGCCAGGTAGTGTGACCACCCTGCTGTCCGGCACCGCTGCCAGCGTCGACATTACCTCACCGGCCGATGGAGACTCGGTCGCGCTTCCCCTGACCCTCACACTCGGCGCCACCGGTGTGGTCGTCGTGCCGGCGACCGGGCAGCGCGAAGAGGGAAAGGGTCATCACCACCTGATCATCGACGGAGATGTGCCAGAGGACCCGCTGCCGCCGCTCCCCAAGCCGCCGCAAGTGATTCATCTCGGGAACGGCGCGTCGGACTACGTCATCGCGACCCTGCCGCCCGGTCCGCATCGCGTGATCGCGGTGTTCGCCGGTGGGGACCACGTCGCGATGCCCGGCGTCAGGCGCGACACCGTCTCGTTCATCGTGAGGTGA
- a CDS encoding MBL fold metallo-hydrolase, whose amino-acid sequence MRSLLLVAALACATTLPAQQNFDTVQVRATALAGSVHMLVGSGGNIAVSVGDDAVFIVDDQFAPLTPKIQAAIARLTPKPVRFVVNTHWHFDHTGGNENFGKAGALIVAHDNVRKRMSTEQFMAALNRREPPSPPAALPVVTFSDGVTFHLNGDSVVVTHVPPAHTDGDAVIHFVKANVVHMGDAFNNAGLPFVDLSSGGSINGIIGAADKVYAMTNDATKIVPGHGPLANRARLRQYRDMLFALRERVQREVASGRSVDQVLALRITDPYARDFPGGHERFVRLLHEELSRR is encoded by the coding sequence GTGCGCTCCCTCCTCCTCGTAGCCGCCCTTGCCTGCGCGACGACCCTCCCCGCGCAGCAAAACTTCGACACCGTGCAGGTCCGAGCGACCGCCCTGGCCGGCAGCGTCCACATGCTCGTGGGATCGGGCGGCAACATTGCCGTGTCGGTCGGCGACGACGCGGTGTTCATCGTCGATGACCAGTTCGCTCCGCTCACGCCGAAGATCCAGGCCGCGATCGCGCGACTGACCCCGAAGCCGGTGCGGTTCGTCGTCAACACGCACTGGCATTTCGACCACACGGGCGGCAACGAGAACTTCGGCAAGGCGGGGGCGCTCATCGTCGCGCACGACAACGTGCGCAAGCGCATGTCGACCGAGCAGTTCATGGCCGCGCTCAACCGGCGCGAGCCACCGTCCCCGCCGGCAGCGCTCCCGGTGGTGACCTTCTCCGACGGCGTCACGTTCCATCTCAACGGCGACTCGGTGGTCGTCACGCACGTGCCGCCGGCCCACACCGACGGCGATGCGGTGATTCACTTCGTGAAGGCCAACGTCGTGCACATGGGCGACGCCTTCAACAATGCGGGCTTGCCCTTCGTGGATCTCTCGAGTGGCGGCTCCATCAATGGCATCATCGGCGCCGCCGACAAGGTGTACGCGATGACCAATGACGCGACGAAGATCGTGCCGGGGCATGGTCCGCTGGCCAACCGGGCTCGCCTCAGGCAGTATCGCGACATGCTCTTTGCCCTGCGCGAGCGGGTGCAGCGCGAAGTGGCATCGGGCCGCTCGGTCGACCAGGTCCTCGCGCTGAGGATCACTGATCCATACGCGCGCGACTTCCCCGGTGGGCACGAGCGTTTCGTGCGGCTCCTGCACGAGGAACTGAGCCGGCGCTGA
- a CDS encoding ATP-dependent 6-phosphofructokinase: MTDSKGTIGILTGGGDVPGLNPAIRAITIRALREGYRVIGIRRGWAGLVDYRREAGADNSDNVQVLSEAIVNRAGRTGGTFLHTSRTRPSHLPRERVPAWLTGYDRDLNDVTPDVLRNLEHMGIDTLIPIGGDDTLSYGKRLHDEGVNVVAIPKTMDNDVYGTDYCIGFSTCVTRTIELTHALRTSAGSHERFLVIEVFGRYAGFTALLPTMAGAADRCVIPEYAVDVERLAELLTGDRNRHPSRYAVVLVSEGATLATQDGMSFEGHETDMFGHRKLGGIGDKVAAALKEYSPRFNNGRRIDVVNQRLGYLVRSGDPDALDSIVPMAFGNLALDLILKKEYGRLVSIHRGFYDSVPISSVTSEKKVVDVARYYNTDRCRPIYDFDRAPLFIMTSD, encoded by the coding sequence ATGACGGACAGCAAGGGCACCATTGGCATTCTCACCGGGGGCGGCGACGTCCCCGGACTCAATCCCGCGATCCGCGCGATCACGATCCGCGCTCTCCGCGAGGGATATCGCGTGATCGGCATCCGGCGAGGCTGGGCCGGGCTGGTGGACTACAGACGCGAAGCGGGCGCCGACAATAGCGACAACGTGCAGGTGCTGTCCGAAGCGATCGTCAATCGCGCGGGCCGCACCGGTGGCACGTTTCTCCACACGTCGCGCACACGACCCAGCCACCTGCCGCGTGAACGCGTGCCTGCGTGGCTCACCGGGTACGATCGCGACCTCAACGACGTCACCCCCGACGTGCTGCGCAACCTCGAGCACATGGGAATCGACACGCTCATTCCCATCGGCGGCGACGACACGTTGAGCTACGGCAAGCGCCTGCACGACGAAGGCGTGAACGTGGTCGCGATCCCAAAGACCATGGACAACGACGTCTATGGCACCGACTACTGCATCGGGTTCTCGACCTGCGTCACGCGCACGATCGAGCTGACCCACGCGCTGCGCACGTCGGCGGGGTCGCACGAGCGGTTCCTCGTGATCGAGGTCTTCGGTCGCTACGCCGGATTCACCGCCCTGCTGCCGACCATGGCCGGCGCCGCGGATCGCTGTGTCATTCCGGAGTACGCGGTCGACGTCGAGCGGCTCGCTGAACTCCTGACCGGCGATCGCAATCGACATCCGAGCCGATACGCGGTGGTGCTGGTCTCCGAAGGTGCGACGCTGGCGACCCAGGACGGCATGAGCTTCGAAGGTCATGAGACGGACATGTTCGGCCATCGCAAGCTTGGTGGCATCGGTGACAAGGTCGCCGCAGCCCTCAAGGAGTATTCGCCCCGGTTCAACAACGGTCGCCGGATCGATGTCGTGAACCAGCGGCTGGGCTACCTGGTACGCTCCGGCGACCCCGACGCGCTCGACTCGATCGTGCCGATGGCGTTCGGCAACCTCGCGCTGGACCTCATCCTGAAGAAGGAGTACGGACGGCTCGTGAGCATTCACCGCGGGTTCTACGACAGCGTTCCCATCTCGAGCGTCACGTCGGAGAAGAAGGTCGTGGACGTCGCCCGCTACTACAACACCGACCGGTGCCGCCCGATCTACGACTTCGATCGCGCACCGCTCTTCATCATGACGAGCGACTGA
- a CDS encoding putative glycoside hydrolase, which produces MRFSPLVAFACAALACDGAPPRAEGAPRAPATAESARPVPPTPPETPTPPARTPRPDSVRALYVNAWAAGSRGRMQELIRLADASEINAFIIDVKESDTYLAYTGTKIALAREIGADRRPATTWLPSLIDTLRAHGIYSVARIVVFKDRMLAERKPELAIRHENGSVWRDNKGGAWVNPYDRRVWDYNIAIAREALAMGFSELQWDYVRFPDVTDRMRAVMRFPGSNDVSRADNIGAFITYSKQQLREFDVPVTADVFGLVTHVEDDVGIGQNWEKVIAAADVVLPMVYPSHYYAGLYGFKRPIANPYEIVRLASTDAVERSAFVRDSMKQPVGEVMPWLEAMSIRGASFGPAEVRAQIQAVYDAGLRSWALWNPGSKYGVYADALRPALGGPSPVERRGWTAPRWDVPRERLSRVIVRRDRAARAAAPADSSTRSRAP; this is translated from the coding sequence ATGCGATTCTCTCCGTTGGTTGCCTTTGCCTGCGCCGCCCTGGCGTGCGATGGCGCGCCGCCTCGCGCCGAGGGCGCGCCAAGAGCGCCGGCCACGGCGGAGAGCGCACGCCCGGTGCCGCCGACGCCACCGGAAACACCGACACCACCGGCGCGCACACCGCGACCCGACAGCGTGCGCGCGCTGTACGTGAATGCGTGGGCCGCGGGATCGCGGGGTCGGATGCAGGAACTCATCCGCCTCGCCGATGCCAGCGAGATCAACGCGTTCATCATCGACGTGAAGGAGTCGGATACCTATCTCGCCTACACCGGGACGAAGATTGCCCTTGCCCGGGAGATCGGCGCCGACCGGCGACCCGCGACCACGTGGCTCCCGTCGCTCATCGATACGCTGCGCGCGCACGGCATCTACTCCGTCGCCCGCATCGTGGTGTTCAAGGATCGGATGCTCGCCGAGCGCAAGCCGGAGCTGGCCATCCGCCACGAGAACGGCTCCGTGTGGCGAGACAACAAGGGCGGAGCGTGGGTCAACCCGTACGACCGACGGGTCTGGGACTACAACATCGCCATCGCCCGCGAAGCGCTCGCCATGGGCTTCAGCGAGCTGCAGTGGGACTATGTCCGCTTTCCCGACGTGACTGATCGCATGCGGGCCGTCATGCGCTTCCCGGGCAGCAACGACGTGAGTCGCGCAGACAACATTGGCGCCTTCATCACCTACTCCAAACAGCAGCTGCGGGAGTTCGACGTGCCGGTCACCGCCGACGTGTTTGGCCTCGTCACGCACGTCGAGGACGACGTGGGGATCGGCCAGAACTGGGAGAAGGTGATCGCCGCCGCCGACGTCGTCCTGCCGATGGTGTACCCGTCGCACTACTACGCCGGGCTGTATGGCTTCAAGCGACCCATCGCGAACCCGTACGAGATCGTGCGACTCGCCTCGACGGATGCCGTCGAACGCTCGGCGTTCGTGCGCGACTCGATGAAGCAACCGGTGGGCGAGGTGATGCCCTGGCTCGAGGCGATGAGCATCCGTGGCGCCAGTTTTGGGCCCGCGGAGGTCCGCGCCCAGATCCAGGCCGTGTACGACGCCGGCCTGAGGAGCTGGGCCCTGTGGAATCCGGGATCGAAGTACGGCGTCTACGCCGACGCTCTGCGTCCGGCTTTGGGCGGACCGTCGCCCGTCGAGCGACGTGGGTGGACCGCACCACGCTGGGACGTGCCGCGCGAACGACTCAGCCGAGTCATCGTGAGGCGTGACCGCGCGGCCCGCGCCGCGGCCCCCGCAGACAGCAGCACCCGATCGCGAGCGCCGTAA
- a CDS encoding zinc ribbon domain-containing protein, with the protein MPTYLYETIPAPDAAAERFEVRQSMSDPPLERHPVTGVPVRRLISGGFGLMNGQEKSMPEPGPGCGPGSCGCGRF; encoded by the coding sequence ATGCCCACCTACCTGTACGAAACCATTCCCGCACCTGATGCGGCCGCCGAACGGTTCGAGGTCCGGCAGTCGATGTCGGACCCACCGCTCGAGCGACATCCAGTGACGGGGGTTCCGGTGCGCCGGCTCATCTCTGGCGGGTTCGGCCTCATGAACGGCCAGGAGAAGTCGATGCCCGAGCCGGGACCAGGATGCGGACCTGGCTCGTGCGGGTGCGGCCGGTTCTGA
- a CDS encoding VOC family protein: MTTPRPIDPGVDIGHVHLKVSDIERSLAFYCGVLGFEVQQRYGTQAAFISAGGYHHHIGLNTWESRGGSPPPRGTTGLYHVAIRYPTRASLADALQRLIDAGITLDGASDHGVSEALYLRDPDENGVELYRDRPQSEWPRGADGSLQMVTAALDLPALLAER; this comes from the coding sequence ATGACGACACCGCGCCCGATCGACCCCGGCGTCGACATTGGGCACGTGCACCTCAAGGTCAGCGACATCGAACGGTCGCTGGCCTTCTACTGCGGTGTCCTCGGGTTCGAGGTCCAACAGCGCTACGGCACCCAGGCCGCCTTCATCTCAGCGGGCGGCTATCATCACCACATCGGGCTCAACACCTGGGAGAGCCGCGGTGGCTCGCCGCCACCGCGCGGGACCACCGGCTTGTATCACGTGGCCATCCGATACCCCACGCGGGCATCGCTGGCCGACGCACTGCAGCGCCTGATCGACGCCGGCATCACCCTCGACGGCGCGAGCGATCACGGCGTGAGTGAAGCGCTCTACTTGCGCGACCCCGATGAGAATGGTGTTGAGCTATACCGCGACCGGCCGCAGTCCGAGTGGCCACGCGGCGCGGACGGCTCGCTGCAGATGGTGACGGCCGCACTCGACCTCCCGGCCCTGCTCGCCGAGCGCTGA